The sequence TCTGGCGGATCCGGACGCGCCGACGGAGATCGCGCAGCGCATGGCCCGGATACTTCCTGTTCGGCTCGCCGACAAGTGGGGCCAGGGGCGACGGTTCGACGTCGAGGTGGTCAGTGAGCCCTTCACCACGGGGACCGAGGACCCGCCCACCTTGATGCGCCGGATCCTGGACCGCGGAAGTGCGGAGAGTTGGGACATCGTCGTGGCCCTCACCGACCTTCCGCTGCATTCACACGGGCGCAAGCTCGTGGTGGATCTGAGTCACGAACACGGCTTGGCGCTGCTGTCTCTTCCTCCGCTGGGGGGCTTGCGTCTGCAGACAAGGGCCCGGCTGGCCGTGGAAGAAGTCGTGCTCAGCTTGGCGGGCCCGCAGGGCACGGGGGCTGAGGGGCCTCCGGGAAGTCAGCCGCTGCGGGGGCCCTTCATCGGTCTTCTCGCGCCTATCCATCCGGGCCAGGTCGGTGAGGAGGAGATCGCCGATCTGCGGTACGTCGTCAGTGGGCCGCGCGGTTACCTGAGGGTGCTCGGCGGTATGGTCCGCGCCAACCGGCCGTGGCGCTTGGTGCCAGGCTTGTCGAAAGCCCTGGCGGCCGCACTCGCCACGGGAGCAGTCGCCACCGTGAACTCCACCATCTGGAACCTGGCCACCTCCCTGAGCACGCCACGCCTGGTGATCGCCATGGTCGGGTCTGTCGCGCTCATGATCGGCTGGCTGATCGTGGACGCGAACCTGTGGCATCGAACGGATGAGGTTTCGCCGGAGGCGAGGAAGAGGGCGGCTCTCTACAACGCCTCGACGATCGTGACCGTGGGTATCGGGGTGATCGTCTGCTACGTGGGTTTGATGCTCATCAACCTGGTGTGCGCGCTGTTCATCCTCAACGACCGGGCGTTCGCTTCCACGACACGAACGCCGCTGCACGTCACGGAGTACTGGACGTTGGCCTGGTTCGTCGCTTCGGTCGCCACGGTGGGCGGCGCGCTGGGATCGGGCCTGGAGAGCGACGAGGCGATCCGGACAGCCGCCTACTCCAAGCGCGAACAGGAGCGTCGCAGCGTGCTGCAGGACGATCACGGTGACTAGCGGGTGACGTCAGTCGGAGATGTGCCGTCGGTTTGGTGGTGGTCCGGGTCCGGAGATTCCGCTGATCGGTCGGTGCGTGGTTGTTTCGCCTCGGGGGCCGACGGGGACCCGCACGGCACGCCGCCGGAGTTCCCTCTGGCGGGCCGGCGGCAAAACCACCGTTCCATCTGATCCAGGTGAACGGCCCGCAGAGGCGTGCCGGAGTCGCGGACCCCGTCGTAGCACTTCCGAGAGTCAGGCTCTTCGCGCCCTCTCCATCACCGCCATGCCGCGACATCAAGGGAAGCCATCATGAAAGCAGCGGTATACGAAGGACCGCGAACGGTCACAGTGAAGGACGTACCGGACGCGAAGATCGAACACCCCTGCGACATCATCGTCAAGATCACCACCACCAACATCTGCGGTTCGGACCTGCACATGTACGAGGGCCGCACCTCGTTCGAGTCCGGCCGCACCCTGGGACACGAGAACATGGGCCAGGTCGTGGAGGTCGGCTCGGCCGTCCGCAAGGTGCAGGTGGGCGAGTATGTGGTCCTGCCCTTCAACATCGCCTGCGGCTTCTGCAAGCAGTGCGAGCAGGGCCTGACCAACTATTGCCTGACCATGCAGCCGGAACCGGCCCTCGCGGGAGCCGCCTACGGATTCGCCGACATGGGCCCCTACCAGGGCGGCCAGGCGGAGCTGCTGCGCGTGCCCTACGGCGACTTCAACGCGCTGCGTCTGGGCGAGGACGCCGCCGAGCGGCAGACCGACTACGTGATGCTCGCCGACATCTTCCCCACCGGCTATCACGCCACCGAGATGGCCCACGTCAAGCCGGGCGACCAGACCATCGTCTTCGGGGCCGGTCCCGTCGGGCTGATGGCGACCTACTCCGCCCTCCTCAAGGGCGCCGGCCGCGTCTGGACGGCCGACCACCAGCCCGACCGGCTGCGCAAGGCGGAGGAGATCGGGGCCATCCCGATCAACACCGCCGAGCGGAGCCCGGCGGAGGTCGTCAAGGAGGCCACCCTCGGTCTGGGCGCCGACAACGGCTGCGAATGCGTCGGCTACCAGGCACACGACCCCCAGGGACACGAGGACGCCAGCCTCACGCTCAACGGCCTGATCGACTCGGTCAGGTTCACGGGCGACATCGGCGTGGTGGGCGTGTTCCTGCCCCAGGACCCCGGCGGCGCGGAGGCCCAGGGCGAGCTGGAAGCTCAGGGCAAGGTCCCGATCGACTTCGGCATGATGTGGTTCAAGGGCCAGCGCATGGGAACCGGGCAGGCGCCGGTGAAGAAGTACAATCGGGCGCTGCGGGACCTGATCGTCGGCGGGAAGGCGAAGCCGAGCTTCGTCGTCTCCCACGAGCTCAGCCTGGACGAGGCCCCCACCGCCTACGAGCACTTCGACGCCCGTGACGAAGGCTGGACCAAGGTGGTCCTGCATCCCAACGGACACGGGAACGGCCACAAGCGGTAAGAGACCCGGGGCCGCCGTGCCCCCTGTTTCCCCTGGACCGGTCCGGGGGACGGGTGGCGATCTGCCCGTCCGCCGGACGGGGCCGGGGGCAATCGCCGCGCTCCGGCCGGACCTGAACCAACACCGAATGCCCGCGCTTCGGTCTGGAGGACGGACGGCGGACGCTCAGCAGTGTCCGCAGCGGCAGCACCCCGTCCAGCGGCTGCGGCCGCCAGCCAGCCAGCGGGCCGTGTGGGAGGCTTCCTTGCTTGACGGTTGCCGCACCTCAACCAGGCCGACGCGACCCGGCAGGGCATTCCCGCCAGGCGGACACCCGTGACGTGGCTGCGGGCCTTCGGGGAGGTCGTGCGATCTGGGCTCACGATCGAGGAGACGCGGCTGGAGCCCCTGCTCGCGCTGCGCACGGCCGCTGGGGTGGCGATCGTCATCGGGCCGGCGCTGTGGCTGGTCTCCCCTGCGTATGCCGCGTCCGCCGCCCTCGGCGCCTACTCCGCGGGTGGGGCCACCTTCCAGCGCAGCTGGCGTCCGCGCAAGGTGGTCGCGCTCGGCGCGGGCGCGGGTCTGGCGCTCAGCACCTTCGTGGGCTACCTGGCGGCGGGGCGACTCGTGACGTTCCTGCCGCTGCTGGCCGTATGGGCCTTTGCCGCGGGCATGGCGTGGGCCGTCGGATCGACCGCTGGGATCGTCGCAGCGACGACCGTGGGCAGCATGCTGGTGACCGTCACCTTGCCCACGAGCATCGGTCGCGCCCTGGAGCACGCCGGGGTCATCGCACTCGGGGGCGTGACGCAGGCCGTGCTGATCTTGCTGTTCCCGATCCGGCGTTGGGGAGCGCATCGTGACGCGCTCGCCGACGCCCTGGCCGCCGTGGCGGACTACGCCCGCCGATTGCGGCACGACCCGACCGCCCCGTTCGACCCGGAGCCGTTGATGACGGCCCGGGACGCGGCTGCCGTGACGCCGTCACAGGCCCGCACCCGTCCCCCCGTCCTGCACGGCCCCCGGGGACTCGCCGAGCGCATTCGGCCGGTCGTCGCCGCGCTCGCCGACCCGGACGTCGGCGCCCCGGCGGAGGGACCCGGGCGGGACCGCGCGCGGGAGTTGCTCGACGCGGCAGCCGACGTTCTGGATGCGGCCGCCCGTTCGATCCGCCGCGGCACCCCCGCCGAGGTGCGGCCCGGGAGCATGGACGTCCTGTGCGTCGACGAGGAGCACGAGGTGCTGGAGGGCCCCGCGCGGCAAGCCGCCGAACGGCTCGTGGAACTGCTCGGCGAGGCGTTGGAGATCGCCGGGAGCGGCTGCGCGCGCGGGAGGACGCCCATGCCGCCCGGCCTCGCCGGCGCCCAGTTCCTGGTGCGGCCGACAATGCTCCGGCTGGTCCCGGTCGTCGTACGGGCGGTCCGCCGTGAGTTCCGCCGGGACTCGCCGGTGTTCCGGCACGCCGTCCGCCTGGCGGCGGTGGCCACGCTCGGCTATCTGATCGCCGCCCGGCTCCCACTGGGCCACGGCTACTGGGCGCCCATCGCCTCGGTGATGGTGATGCGGCCGGACTTCCACCGGACGTACGCGCGTGCAGTGGCCCGTCTCGCCGGGACCCTGGCGGGGGTCGCGCTCGCCACTGGGATGGTGCGGGCCCTGGGCCCGGACGCCCATGTGTCCGGCGCGCTGGCGGTGGTCTCGGCGGGCCTGTCGTACACGCTGAACCGTACCGGCTACGCCTACTCCCAGTGCTTCACCGCCGCGTACGTCGTCTTCCTGCTCGGCATGGGCGGCCAGGCATGGGAGCAGACGGTCCCGGAGCGGGTGGTGCTCACCCTGCTCGGCGGGGCCCTGGCGATGCTGGCGTACGTGGTGTTCCCCGCATGGGAGACACCCCGGCTGCCGGGCCGGCTCGCGGACTGGCTCGCCGCCAACGGCCGCTACGCGGCCGCGGTGCTCCGCGACTACGCCGAACCGACCCGGGAGCATCACGCCGGCATGCGCAGGGCACTGCTGGAGAGCAGGGAGGCACGTGCCGCCTGGCAGGAGGCATACGACCGGGCAAGGCAGGAACCGGTCCGCCCCAGGGGTCTGACGTCGCGCGAGGCGCAGGAGGCGCAGGAGGCGCTCAAGGGGTTCGGCCGGGCAGCGATGCTCATGGAGAGCAACGTCCCGCGGACCGACAGCCGTTTCGTCCCCGAGGCGGAGCGATTCGCCGAGGCCCTGGAGACGGACACCGCGAAGGCAGCAATGGCCGTGCGCGAGCACAGGAATCCGGACTGGGGACGCGTGGAGGAGGCGCTCCACGCGTGGGAGGACGCCGCCGGCAATGGGAGCCCGGTCGTGCGGCGCGAGGCGGAACTGCAAAAACGGGCCTTGGAAGACCTCGCGACAGCCGTGAGCCGCACACCCCTGGAACGGGACGTCGGCTCTGCTCGCGAGGAGCAGCGGGTGCGGGCGGCCCTGGCTGCGGAAGGTAACGGAGCGGGGCCCGCGCACCGGGGTGGATGACGGCGCCGACGACGGAGGGCGCTGCGCCTGCTGGAACGGGAAATAGTCTCCGGCCGCGTCCAGACTGCGGCGTCGGCGGGCCGCAGAGTGACAGTGGGCAGCTTCGCGGCGCGGTCCGAGCAACTGGACCTCGGCGATCTGCAGTTGCTTCGGCTTCGAACCCGATCGCCGACTGCGCACCTTCGCCAGCACGGTGCTCAGTGTGGTGGCCCACCCCGGCGGTGCACTGGACTCCCTCGCCCCGTCCCGCCCGCAGGTCAGCGTGACAACCCCTGGGAGCGGCTGCGCGCCTTGCCCGCCGCGCTCCTGGTGCAGGCCAAGGACGCCGGAGCATGACCCATCATCCGTGCCGTCCTCGCCCCGGGGGTGCAGGGAGGGCAGCTGTGGGGGCCGAGGGTCTTCGGCCTGCGCGGCAGACCACGGTGTGAGCCCGTCCCTTCTCACATGGCCGACCCGGCCGTCGCCTCTCGCCTGTCGCCAGCGGTGAGCTGGCCGGCACCGATCCGAACCTCGGATCTCGGTAGTCCGGAGCCGCACCCAGTACAACCATCCGACGGCCAACTGCCATGGTTCAACCCGGCGTGGCGGATCGCTCAGTCACAACCAGGTGCCTGCAGGTAGTCGTTGATGCCAACCCATGATCATGACGATCTCGAGCGCGAGATCTTCGTCGGCGACGATCAGTGCCTTCTTCACGTAGGCGAGGGACGGGATGACCACCTTCTCGCGGACATTCTCAGGTTCCTGGACGCCCTTCACAGGGTCATCCGCCATGGCCCCCTTGCCATAGGCATCGCGCAGGATGGCCTTGAGGGTGCGGAAGATGTTCACCTGGTTTCCGCGACCGATCCCGTCCGTCTCCAGCTCGTCCAGGAAGCGCTCTCCCAGGACAGGCGTGACGGAATACAGCTTGCGATCCGAGGCGGGGGATGATGTGCACGTTGATGGAGCTGTCCACGTACCACCCCGTGGAGTATTCGGTCATTGTGCGCTGCCGGGGCCGCCACTGCTCCGCGTATTCCGCGACCGTCTGCCGGCCGAGTTCGCGGCGGACCTCGGCTACTGATGGCGCCGTCTTCCTTTTCTCCGCGTAGATCTGCGTGAGGCGCTCGATCGCGTCGTCTTGCGTGCTGTAGCCGGCCTCCTCACGCTGCCTGCCGAGAGCCTCCCGGAACCGGATCGTGTACGAGTGCGGGCAACGGGACGGTCTCGAACAACCGCATTCCTTGAAGAACGACCCCATCCCACGGGCAAGTTTTCGAGCCACGCATCTAGCCTTCCGAGCGGGCGCCGGGCGGCACAGCAGGCCCCTGGTAGCCGCAAGTCAGCAACGCG comes from Streptomyces sp. FXJ1.172 and encodes:
- a CDS encoding FUSC family protein encodes the protein MTWLRAFGEVVRSGLTIEETRLEPLLALRTAAGVAIVIGPALWLVSPAYAASAALGAYSAGGATFQRSWRPRKVVALGAGAGLALSTFVGYLAAGRLVTFLPLLAVWAFAAGMAWAVGSTAGIVAATTVGSMLVTVTLPTSIGRALEHAGVIALGGVTQAVLILLFPIRRWGAHRDALADALAAVADYARRLRHDPTAPFDPEPLMTARDAAAVTPSQARTRPPVLHGPRGLAERIRPVVAALADPDVGAPAEGPGRDRARELLDAAADVLDAAARSIRRGTPAEVRPGSMDVLCVDEEHEVLEGPARQAAERLVELLGEALEIAGSGCARGRTPMPPGLAGAQFLVRPTMLRLVPVVVRAVRREFRRDSPVFRHAVRLAAVATLGYLIAARLPLGHGYWAPIASVMVMRPDFHRTYARAVARLAGTLAGVALATGMVRALGPDAHVSGALAVVSAGLSYTLNRTGYAYSQCFTAAYVVFLLGMGGQAWEQTVPERVVLTLLGGALAMLAYVVFPAWETPRLPGRLADWLAANGRYAAAVLRDYAEPTREHHAGMRRALLESREARAAWQEAYDRARQEPVRPRGLTSREAQEAQEALKGFGRAAMLMESNVPRTDSRFVPEAERFAEALETDTAKAAMAVREHRNPDWGRVEEALHAWEDAAGNGSPVVRREAELQKRALEDLATAVSRTPLERDVGSAREEQRVRAALAAEGNGAGPAHRGG
- a CDS encoding glutathione-independent formaldehyde dehydrogenase, translated to MKAAVYEGPRTVTVKDVPDAKIEHPCDIIVKITTTNICGSDLHMYEGRTSFESGRTLGHENMGQVVEVGSAVRKVQVGEYVVLPFNIACGFCKQCEQGLTNYCLTMQPEPALAGAAYGFADMGPYQGGQAELLRVPYGDFNALRLGEDAAERQTDYVMLADIFPTGYHATEMAHVKPGDQTIVFGAGPVGLMATYSALLKGAGRVWTADHQPDRLRKAEEIGAIPINTAERSPAEVVKEATLGLGADNGCECVGYQAHDPQGHEDASLTLNGLIDSVRFTGDIGVVGVFLPQDPGGAEAQGELEAQGKVPIDFGMMWFKGQRMGTGQAPVKKYNRALRDLIVGGKAKPSFVVSHELSLDEAPTAYEHFDARDEGWTKVVLHPNGHGNGHKR